One Elephas maximus indicus isolate mEleMax1 chromosome 18, mEleMax1 primary haplotype, whole genome shotgun sequence genomic region harbors:
- the LOC126061703 gene encoding LOW QUALITY PROTEIN: abnormal spindle-like microcephaly-associated protein (The sequence of the model RefSeq protein was modified relative to this genomic sequence to represent the inferred CDS: deleted 1 base in 1 codon) — translation MADRRVGPSYWKLSPTKRRTPAVLRRAGGEEEAASPPVLSLSHFCKSPFLSFGEVRLGASRTLSLALDNPNQEVAEVKISRFPAADQGFSIAQRSFVLQPKEKTVISVNWTPLKEGRVREIVTFVVNNTLKHQAILLGNAEKWKKKKRSLWDTINKTVSNSSSHKKRISNSQDVDKTFDVSQRVDTVKSPLQACENLAVTEVCSPTEKNSLTLEENRIPISPISPCFRECCGETCLSTSVRRSTTYSSLLASENLQLLRVEGSTILKDFDEQVLTETSFHCMNNIDDQTKENNRCILTPSCSSALNITQSKGNFLSTDSFVHNSHVANNEVELVTGLSSGKFMKDNSKPTHLESKIVHEIYQTILRPDSFVNDNYGLNQDLESETIKPILSPNQFVKDNMAFMCTSQQTYNLSPSSNENSQGPQPPQDWRKNKALPRTHGCQDSKSPKAIFEQPKTIEMKPNDYSFTKQNHPKFSAFQDISSYSQNKQSKRRPILSTTVTKRKSSCARVKQTETNKSMAKRCLNTAVGELGKVLVDNQKEKKSFHSYLPIIDPIVSKFNSHKNEITPCSSKTALAAHKRKSAGNMENANVRGTVVEATEVQVIKRIHYSPVESKSSAVKKNKEVHRTHLKTYE, via the exons ATGGCGGACCGGCGTGTGGGGCCAAGCTACTGGAAGCTGAGTCCGACTAAGCGGAGGACGCCGGCAGTGCTTCGGCGCGCCGGGGGCGAAGAGGAGGCGGCTTCCCCCCCGGTCCTGTCTCTCAGCCACTTCTGCAAGTCGCCTTTCCTCAGCTTCGGGGAGGTTCGCCTGGGAGCCTCTCGGACCCTGTCTCTGGCCCTAGACAATCCCAACCAGGAGGTGGCTGAAGTGAAGATCAGCCGCTTCCCTGCAGCGGACCAGGGCTTTAGCATCGCTCAGCGTTCTTTTGTGTTGCAG CCTAAAGAAAAAACTGTAATTTCTGTTAACTGGACACCATTGAAAGAAGGCCGAGTAAGAGAGATTGTGACATTTGTCGTAAATAATACTCTGAAACACCAAGCCATATTGCTAGGAAATGCagaaaagtggaaaaagaaaaag AGAAGTCTGTGGGATACCATTAATAAGACTGTTTCAAACTCTTCTAGTCAT AAAAAAAGGATTTCAAATAGTCAAGATGTTGATAAAACATTTGATGTTTCCCAAAGAGTTGACACTGTTAAGAGCCCACTACAAGCCTGTGAAAATCTGGCTGTGACTGAAGTCTGTTCcccaacagaaaaaaattctttaaccCTTGAAGAAAACAGAATACCTATATCACCTATTAGCCCCTGTTTCAGAGAGTGCTGTGGTGAGACTTGCTTGTCAACTTCTGTACGTAGATCTACTACCTACTCATCTCTTCTTGCTTCTGAAAATTTGCAATTGTTGAGAGTAGAAGGTTCCACCATTTTGAAAGATTTTGAtgagcaagtcttaacagaaacATCCTTTCACTGCATGAATAATATCGATGACCAAACTAAAGAGAATAACAGATGTATTCTTACCCCAAGCTGTTCTTCAGCTTTGAATATTACACAAAGTAAAGGGAATTTTCTAAGTACAGACTCCTTTGTACATAATAGCCATGTAGCTAACAATGAAGTAGAATTAGTCACAGGTCTTTCATCAGGTAAATTTATGAAAGATAATTCAAAGCCTACGCATTTGGAATCCAAAATTGTACATGAAATTTATCAAACTATTTTAAGACCAGATTCCTTTGTAAATGATAATTACGGACTAAATCAGGATCTAGAATCAGAGACAATTAAACCTATTCTATCACCAAACCAGTTTGTAAAAGACAACATGGCATTTATGTGTACATCTCAGCAAACATATAATTTATCACCATCATCAAATGAAAATTCTCAAGGCCCACAGCCTCCTCAAGACTGGAGAAAAAATAAAGCTTTACCACGTACCCATGGATGTCAGGATTCAAAATCTCCCAAGGCTATTTTTGAACAACCCAAAACTATAGAAATGAAGCCAAATGACTACAGTTTTACAAAACAAAATCATCCTAAATTTTCTGCATTTCAGGATATTTCTAGTTACAGCCAGAATAAACAATCTAAGAGACGCCCAATACTTTCCACCACTGTTACTAAAAGGAAGTCCAGCTGTGCCAGAGTAAAACAAACCGAAACTAATAaatcaatggcaaaaagatgtcTCAACACTGCAGTAGGTGAACTTGGAAAAGTACTAGTAGAtaaccaaaaagagaaaaaatcttTTCATTCGTACCTTCCAATTATAGATCCAATTGTAAGTAAATTTAAcagtcataaaaatgaaataactcCATGTTCCTCGAAGACAGCTTTAGCTGCTCATAAAAGAAAGAGTGCTGGAAACATGGAAAATGCAAATGTGAGGGGTACAGTTGTGGAAGCTACAGAGGTACAAGTTATCAAAAGAATCCATTATTCTCCTGTGGAATCTAAATCATcagctgttaaaaaaaacaaagaagttcaCCGCACCCATCTCAAAACATACGAGTAA